The Saccharopolyspora gloriosae genome has a segment encoding these proteins:
- a CDS encoding DUF397 domain-containing protein — translation MTREARDTCLPSRTWFKSSYSGPNNNSCVEARMTGVGVDIRDSKDPEGALLSFDSGAWRDFLLRLNH, via the coding sequence GTGACCCGCGAAGCGAGGGACACTTGCCTCCCTTCCCGAACCTGGTTCAAGAGCAGCTACAGCGGCCCGAACAACAACAGTTGCGTTGAAGCGCGGATGACCGGGGTCGGGGTTGATATTCGAGACTCCAAAGATCCAGAAGGGGCGCTGCTGAGTTTCGATTCGGGCGCCTGGCGGGACTTCCTGCTGCGCTTGAACCACTGA
- a CDS encoding DUF397 domain-containing protein produces MSRADEQGWFKSSYSGPNNNSCVEARITGHGIDIRDSKDPDGGLLSFNFSLWRGFLDRIGR; encoded by the coding sequence ATGAGCAGAGCCGACGAGCAGGGCTGGTTCAAGAGCAGCTACAGCGGCCCGAACAACAACAGCTGCGTCGAAGCGCGGATCACCGGCCACGGCATCGACATCCGGGACTCCAAAGATCCCGATGGCGGGCTACTGAGCTTCAACTTCTCGTTATGGCGGGGCTTCCTGGATCGGATAGGCCGGTGA
- a CDS encoding alpha/beta hydrolase, with protein sequence MSRLLTAGCALLLLSGAAACATSPSSGPLLQPRTERSGPAGAVPAGLEEYYGQELSWGPCADYATSSADQGVFQDRALECAQLRVPLDYEQPQGRQISVGVLRKPATDPDGRIGSLLMNPGGPGASGMSAAAGLGPTLESTELGERFDQIGFDPRGIGASEPEVRCLTDREWDADRLDSDADTSPEGTAETEQEVRDYTGKCVQRTGQDVLAHVGTRDVVQDMDVLRSALGDPKLTYLGYSYGTRIGSEYAARFPQNVRAMILDGAIDPDQDAIEQQVMQGAGFQRAFESFAQWCAGQNHCALGTDPSRAVSAFQDLTRPLLQNPAQAGDRQLSYTDATTAAIQALYAQSMWPAFNTGLNELAQGRGTVLLTLADSYYGRETNGSYSNITDAFNAVRCVDDPRVTDRNVLREADRRYREAAPFLDDGLPANSALDMCSFWPVPVTGQPGRPQVPGLPPTLVVSTTGDPATPYDAGVHLAEALRGRLLTFEGNQHTAFLQGNSCVDDAGIDYLTELELPAEGTRCD encoded by the coding sequence ATGAGTCGCTTGCTGACCGCTGGATGCGCGCTGTTGCTGCTCAGCGGCGCCGCCGCCTGCGCCACCTCGCCATCCAGCGGACCGCTGCTGCAACCGCGCACCGAACGCAGCGGCCCGGCAGGCGCGGTCCCGGCGGGGTTGGAGGAGTACTACGGCCAGGAGCTCTCCTGGGGACCGTGCGCCGACTACGCCACCAGCAGCGCCGACCAGGGCGTCTTCCAGGACCGGGCATTGGAATGCGCGCAGCTGCGGGTGCCGCTGGACTACGAGCAGCCGCAAGGCCGCCAGATCAGCGTCGGCGTGCTGCGCAAACCCGCGACCGACCCGGACGGCCGCATCGGCTCACTGCTGATGAACCCCGGCGGACCCGGCGCCTCCGGCATGAGCGCCGCAGCCGGTCTCGGCCCCACCCTGGAATCCACCGAACTCGGTGAGCGCTTCGACCAGATCGGCTTCGACCCGCGCGGCATCGGCGCCAGCGAACCCGAGGTCCGCTGCCTCACCGACCGCGAATGGGACGCCGACCGGCTCGACTCCGACGCCGACACCTCACCCGAAGGCACCGCGGAGACCGAACAGGAAGTGCGCGACTACACCGGAAAATGCGTGCAGCGCACCGGGCAGGACGTGCTCGCCCACGTCGGAACCCGCGACGTCGTGCAGGACATGGACGTGCTGCGCTCCGCGCTCGGCGACCCGAAGCTGACCTATCTCGGTTACTCCTACGGCACCCGCATCGGCTCCGAATACGCCGCGCGGTTCCCCCAGAACGTGCGGGCGATGATCTTGGACGGCGCCATCGATCCAGATCAGGACGCCATCGAGCAGCAGGTCATGCAGGGCGCAGGCTTCCAGCGCGCCTTCGAGTCCTTCGCCCAGTGGTGCGCCGGGCAGAACCACTGCGCCCTCGGCACCGACCCGTCCCGAGCGGTCTCGGCGTTCCAGGACCTCACCCGCCCGCTGCTGCAGAACCCCGCGCAGGCGGGCGACCGGCAGCTCTCCTACACCGACGCCACCACCGCGGCCATCCAAGCGCTCTACGCGCAGAGCATGTGGCCCGCGTTCAACACCGGTCTCAACGAACTCGCCCAAGGCCGCGGCACCGTGCTGCTGACCCTCGCCGACTCCTATTACGGCCGCGAGACCAACGGCTCCTACAGCAACATCACCGACGCGTTCAACGCCGTGCGCTGCGTCGACGACCCCCGCGTCACCGACCGCAACGTGTTGCGCGAAGCCGACCGCCGCTACCGCGAAGCGGCCCCGTTCCTCGACGACGGACTGCCCGCCAACAGCGCGCTGGACATGTGCTCGTTCTGGCCCGTTCCCGTCACCGGCCAGCCCGGCCGGCCCCAGGTGCCCGGCCTGCCGCCCACCCTGGTGGTCTCCACCACCGGCGACCCGGCCACGCCCTACGACGCGGGCGTCCACCTGGCGGAGGCGCTGCGCGGCAGGCTGCTCACCTTCGAAGGCAACCAGCACACCGCGTTCCTCCAGGGCAACTCCTGTGTGGACGACGCCGGGATCGACTACCTGACCGAGCTCGAACTGCCCGCGGAAGGCACCCGGTGCGACTGA
- a CDS encoding NAD+ synthase encodes MPQLRLALAQVNAIVGDIAGNKAMVLDWTRKAVQEGAHVVAFPESVLAGYPVEDLALRKSFAAANRAAIDALAVNLREAGCGDVLVVVGHLDRDDEGLRNSASLLFGGEVVATYDKYHLPNYGVFDEARYFAPGFDLPIVKLHGLDIGVVICEDIWQNGGPVAALGQVGVDLVVCVNSSPYERSKDDVRVPLVARRAAEAGAPIAYVNMVGAQDDLVFDGDSMVLAADGEVLARAPQFTEHLLVVDLDTPAGGHTSTTVPEQPGRIRMPAFDVTRTVLQPEPLPAYEPLPAPPNAEPLSELAEVWAALVTGLRDYVHKSGFRSVTFGFSGGIDSAVCAALAADAVGPDALYGVSMPSHYSSEHSRSDAAELARRLGCHFEERPVADMVAAFVGPLGLTGLAEENVQARCRGITLMAMSNQHGHLVLAPGNKTELAVGYSTIYGDAVGGFAPIKDVPKTLVWELAKWRNAEAEKLGEVPPIPENSITKVPSAELRPDQTDQDSLPPYEVLDAVLDGYVAGDRDYSDLVADGFDAELVERVIRMVDGAEYKRRQYPPGTKITLKAFGRDRRLPITNRWRESRP; translated from the coding sequence ATGCCGCAGCTGCGTCTCGCTCTAGCCCAGGTCAACGCGATCGTCGGGGACATCGCCGGGAACAAGGCGATGGTCCTGGATTGGACGCGCAAAGCGGTGCAGGAGGGCGCCCACGTGGTGGCCTTCCCCGAGTCGGTGCTCGCCGGGTATCCGGTGGAGGACTTGGCGCTGCGCAAGTCGTTCGCCGCGGCGAACCGCGCCGCGATCGACGCGTTGGCGGTGAACCTGCGGGAGGCGGGCTGCGGGGACGTGCTGGTCGTCGTCGGCCACCTGGATCGCGATGACGAGGGGCTGCGCAACTCCGCTTCGCTGCTGTTCGGCGGTGAGGTCGTCGCGACCTACGACAAGTACCACCTGCCGAACTACGGCGTTTTCGACGAGGCCCGGTACTTCGCGCCGGGCTTCGACCTGCCGATCGTGAAGCTGCACGGCTTGGACATCGGCGTGGTGATCTGCGAGGACATCTGGCAGAACGGCGGCCCGGTGGCCGCGCTGGGCCAGGTCGGCGTGGACCTCGTGGTGTGCGTGAACTCCTCGCCCTACGAGCGCTCCAAGGACGACGTGCGGGTTCCGCTGGTCGCGCGACGGGCAGCCGAGGCGGGTGCGCCGATCGCGTACGTGAACATGGTCGGGGCGCAGGACGACTTGGTCTTCGACGGCGACTCGATGGTGCTGGCCGCCGACGGCGAGGTGCTGGCGCGGGCTCCGCAGTTCACCGAGCACCTGCTGGTGGTGGACCTGGACACCCCCGCGGGCGGGCACACGTCGACGACGGTGCCGGAGCAGCCGGGCCGGATCCGGATGCCCGCGTTCGACGTGACCCGCACGGTGCTGCAGCCCGAGCCGCTGCCCGCCTACGAGCCGTTGCCCGCTCCGCCGAACGCGGAGCCGCTGTCGGAGCTCGCCGAGGTGTGGGCGGCGCTGGTGACGGGCTTGCGGGATTACGTGCACAAGAGCGGTTTCCGGTCGGTGACGTTCGGGTTCTCCGGTGGCATCGACTCGGCGGTGTGCGCGGCGCTGGCCGCGGACGCGGTGGGGCCGGACGCCCTGTACGGGGTGTCGATGCCGTCGCACTACTCCTCGGAGCACTCGCGCTCGGATGCGGCGGAGCTGGCCCGCCGGTTGGGCTGCCACTTCGAGGAGCGGCCGGTGGCGGACATGGTCGCCGCGTTCGTGGGGCCGCTCGGGTTGACGGGGCTGGCGGAGGAGAACGTGCAGGCCCGGTGCCGGGGCATCACGTTGATGGCGATGTCGAACCAGCACGGTCATCTGGTGCTGGCGCCGGGGAACAAGACGGAGCTCGCGGTCGGCTATTCCACGATCTACGGCGATGCGGTCGGCGGGTTCGCGCCGATCAAGGACGTGCCGAAGACGCTGGTGTGGGAGTTGGCGAAGTGGCGCAACGCGGAGGCGGAGAAGCTCGGCGAGGTGCCGCCGATCCCGGAGAACTCGATCACGAAGGTGCCTTCGGCGGAGCTGCGGCCGGATCAGACGGATCAGGATTCGCTGCCGCCGTACGAGGTGCTGGACGCGGTGCTGGACGGGTACGTCGCGGGTGATCGGGACTATTCGGATCTGGTCGCGGACGGGTTCGACGCGGAGCTGGTGGAGCGGGTGATCCGGATGGTGGACGGCGCGGAGTACAAGCGCCGCCAGTACCCGCCGGGCACGAAGATCACGCTGAAGGCCTTCGGCCGCGACCGGCGCCTCCCGATCACGAACCGCTGGCGCGAAAGCCGCCCCTGA
- a CDS encoding Scr1 family TA system antitoxin-like transcriptional regulator, which produces MISTWSGAVTPNPTAPSTIAAHGTCTAVELGHRDVLHVDGGELPGSAARRDGYRAAMRVLGLAGHVKVLPGDYADSGARAGRALLERGHRPTAVVVDNDQCANGLLQPLIRAWIRAPDDLSVVGYDNSTTARPSYMDLTTVRQDAAEMAELAKIARQRQPRRMYSDAMPGAFRRLSDHEQDATEILYFDGELIPGLLQTEDYARAVVDFGRPAAFRDNEDDVEARVKFRMERKDLLLQDNAPRIWFVIGEAAIRRPVGGTDVLRTQLIHLAEVIDQQSHVVMQVAPLAATGHPLLGCNLEVIRFGGVAADIAHQPTFIGGGVYLVDQPDVEMCSHAFDKLRAVALGPDESRALITKHAEDLGT; this is translated from the coding sequence ATGATCAGCACTTGGAGCGGGGCGGTCACGCCGAACCCGACCGCGCCCAGCACCATCGCGGCCCACGGCACGTGCACGGCCGTCGAGCTCGGCCACCGCGACGTCCTCCACGTTGACGGCGGCGAACTGCCCGGTTCCGCGGCACGCCGCGACGGCTATCGGGCGGCCATGCGCGTGCTCGGCCTGGCCGGGCATGTGAAGGTCCTCCCCGGCGACTACGCCGACTCCGGGGCGCGCGCCGGACGCGCGCTGCTGGAGCGCGGCCACCGCCCGACGGCGGTCGTGGTGGACAACGACCAGTGCGCCAACGGGTTGTTGCAGCCCCTCATCCGAGCCTGGATCCGCGCCCCGGACGACCTCTCGGTCGTCGGCTACGACAACAGCACCACGGCCCGGCCGTCCTACATGGACCTGACCACGGTTCGGCAGGACGCCGCCGAGATGGCCGAGCTCGCCAAGATCGCACGGCAGCGCCAGCCCCGACGCATGTATTCCGACGCGATGCCCGGCGCCTTCCGCAGGCTCAGCGACCACGAGCAGGACGCGACGGAGATCCTCTACTTCGACGGAGAGCTGATCCCAGGGCTACTGCAAACCGAGGACTACGCGCGTGCCGTTGTCGATTTCGGCAGGCCTGCAGCGTTCAGAGACAACGAGGACGACGTCGAAGCGCGCGTCAAGTTCCGCATGGAGCGCAAAGACCTTCTTCTCCAGGACAACGCGCCGCGCATTTGGTTCGTGATCGGGGAGGCCGCGATCAGACGACCCGTGGGCGGGACCGATGTGCTGCGAACGCAGCTCATCCACTTGGCCGAAGTCATTGACCAGCAATCACATGTGGTGATGCAAGTTGCGCCACTAGCAGCAACCGGCCACCCGCTACTCGGCTGCAACCTCGAAGTCATCCGGTTCGGAGGGGTTGCCGCTGACATCGCTCACCAGCCAACCTTCATCGGCGGAGGCGTATACCTCGTTGATCAGCCAGACGTAGAGATGTGCTCGCACGCTTTCGACAAGCTGCGCGCCGTCGCACTCGGCCCTGACGAGTCCCGCGCCCTCATCACCAAGCATGCGGAGGACCTTGGAACATGA
- a CDS encoding transporter substrate-binding domain-containing protein, which produces MGWARKSAVLAAAVAIGFCGTGCADSGAPPESGRDAAGATAQSRVDEVVERGELRVCSTGDYRPFTYRDADGAWSGIDIDMARDLAGELGVRATIVATTWESLSADFPQRCDIAAGGVSVTLKRAKEAFFSEPYVVDGKTPITRCENAARFQTLEQIDRPGVRAVVNPGGTNEKFAREKLHRADIVPHPDNNTIFEEIRNGRVDLMITDGAETKWQARQHPELCAVHPDQPFTFQEKAYLLPRGDVVFQQFVNEWLHLRQHDGTYERITEPWIG; this is translated from the coding sequence ATGGGGTGGGCAAGAAAATCCGCCGTGCTCGCGGCGGCCGTGGCGATCGGGTTCTGCGGTACCGGCTGCGCCGATTCGGGCGCGCCGCCGGAATCCGGCCGGGACGCCGCCGGAGCGACTGCTCAGTCCAGAGTGGACGAAGTCGTGGAGCGCGGTGAACTCCGGGTGTGCAGCACCGGGGACTACCGCCCGTTCACCTATCGCGATGCGGACGGTGCCTGGAGCGGCATCGACATCGACATGGCTCGCGATCTCGCCGGGGAGCTCGGCGTGCGCGCCACGATCGTGGCGACGACCTGGGAGTCACTGAGCGCGGATTTCCCGCAGCGGTGCGATATCGCGGCGGGCGGCGTGTCGGTGACGCTGAAGCGCGCGAAGGAGGCGTTCTTCAGCGAGCCGTACGTCGTCGACGGCAAGACTCCGATCACCCGATGCGAGAACGCCGCGCGATTCCAGACGCTGGAGCAGATCGATCGTCCCGGCGTGCGCGCGGTGGTGAACCCCGGTGGCACCAACGAAAAGTTCGCACGCGAGAAGTTGCACCGCGCGGATATTGTTCCGCATCCCGACAACAACACGATTTTCGAGGAGATCCGCAACGGCCGCGTCGATCTCATGATCACTGACGGCGCGGAGACCAAATGGCAGGCGCGGCAACACCCCGAACTCTGCGCCGTGCACCCTGATCAGCCGTTCACCTTCCAGGAGAAGGCTTATCTGCTGCCGCGCGGCGACGTGGTGTTCCAGCAGTTCGTGAACGAGTGGCTGCACCTGCGCCAGCACGATGGAACTTACGAACGGATAACAGAACCATGGATCGGCTGA
- the glnA gene encoding type I glutamate--ammonia ligase, translating to MNRQQEFVLRTLEERDIRFVRLWFTDVLGILKSVAISPAELEGAFSEGIGFDGSAIEGFSRIYESDMVAKPDPTTFQVLPWETADGEHYSARMFCDIAMPDGSPCWADPRHVLRRTLSKATEAGFTCYVHPEIEFFLLKNLPTNGTEPKPADSGGYFDQASHDAAPHFRRNAIETLEAMGISVEFSHHEGAPGQQEIDLRYADALTMADNVMTFRYTVKEVALMQGVHASFMPKPFTQQPGSGMHTHFSLFEGDQNAFYHPENPYELSDTGRAFVAGILTHAREISAVTNQWVNSYKRLIVGGEAPTAVCWGHANRSALVRVPMYSPGKSSSRRVEVRSPDSACNPYLAYAVILAAGLRGVEKGYELPPATEDDVWSLTEGERKAAGYASLPQNLNDALSEMENSELVAETLGEHVFDFFLRNKRNEWDSYRSRVTPYELQSLMPML from the coding sequence ATGAACCGCCAGCAGGAGTTCGTGCTCCGCACCCTGGAGGAACGTGACATCCGCTTCGTGCGGCTGTGGTTCACCGACGTCCTCGGCATCCTCAAGTCCGTGGCGATCTCGCCCGCCGAACTGGAAGGGGCCTTCAGCGAGGGCATCGGGTTCGACGGCTCCGCCATCGAAGGATTCTCACGCATCTACGAGTCGGACATGGTCGCCAAGCCCGACCCGACCACGTTCCAAGTGCTGCCCTGGGAGACGGCCGACGGCGAGCACTACTCGGCGCGCATGTTCTGCGACATCGCGATGCCCGACGGCTCCCCGTGCTGGGCCGACCCGCGCCACGTGCTGCGCCGCACGCTGTCCAAGGCCACCGAAGCGGGCTTCACCTGCTACGTGCACCCCGAGATCGAGTTCTTCCTGCTGAAGAACCTGCCCACCAACGGGACCGAACCGAAACCCGCCGACTCCGGCGGCTACTTCGACCAGGCCAGCCACGACGCCGCCCCGCACTTCCGGCGCAACGCCATCGAAACGCTCGAAGCGATGGGCATCTCCGTCGAATTCAGCCACCACGAAGGCGCCCCCGGCCAGCAGGAGATCGACCTGCGCTACGCCGACGCCCTCACCATGGCCGACAACGTGATGACCTTCCGCTACACGGTCAAGGAAGTCGCGCTCATGCAGGGCGTGCACGCCTCCTTCATGCCCAAGCCGTTCACCCAGCAGCCCGGCTCCGGCATGCACACCCACTTCAGCCTGTTCGAAGGCGACCAGAACGCCTTCTACCACCCGGAGAACCCCTACGAGCTCTCCGACACCGGGCGGGCGTTCGTCGCCGGAATCCTCACCCACGCGCGCGAGATCAGCGCCGTCACCAACCAGTGGGTGAACTCCTATAAGCGGCTCATCGTCGGCGGCGAAGCGCCCACCGCGGTCTGCTGGGGACACGCCAACCGCTCCGCGCTGGTGCGGGTGCCGATGTACTCGCCGGGCAAGTCGTCCTCGCGGCGCGTCGAGGTCCGCAGCCCCGACTCGGCCTGCAACCCGTACCTGGCGTACGCGGTGATCCTCGCTGCTGGATTGCGCGGCGTGGAGAAGGGCTACGAACTGCCGCCCGCCACCGAGGACGACGTGTGGTCGTTGACCGAAGGCGAACGCAAAGCCGCCGGATACGCGAGCCTGCCGCAGAACCTCAACGACGCGCTCAGCGAGATGGAGAACTCCGAGCTGGTCGCCGAAACCCTCGGCGAGCACGTCTTCGACTTCTTCCTCCGCAACAAGCGCAACGAGTGGGATTCCTACCGCAGCCGCGTCACGCCGTACGAGCTGCAGAGCCTGATGCCGATGTTGTGA